A region from the Peromyscus maniculatus bairdii isolate BWxNUB_F1_BW_parent chromosome 5, HU_Pman_BW_mat_3.1, whole genome shotgun sequence genome encodes:
- the Tifab gene encoding TRAF-interacting protein with FHA domain-containing protein B, with product MERALTVLQVSLYHPTPGLVTFAKVPLRLQHDTSRLLVGRGQDAHIQLQLPQLSRHHLSLEPYLEKGSNLLAFCLQVLSRKSCVWVNGLPLRYLEQVALGAVSRISFSGIQMVVRRDGGSSLEAFVCYFHFSSSPLIYRPKAQETDEWESVLMKETPPVCGEATHDPSGSPQGSSQTQTAVPSQALEEQQK from the coding sequence ATGGAGAGGGCCCTCACAGTCCTGCAAGTGAGCCTGTACCACCCCACACCAGGCCTGGTCACCTTTGCCAAAGTCCCACTGCGGCTGCAGCATGATACCAGTCGGCTGCTGGTGGGACGCGGGCAGGACGCCCACATCCAGCTGCAGCTGCCCCAGCTGTCCCGACACCATCTGTCCTTGGAGCCCTACCTAGAGAAAGGCAGCAACCTGCTAGCCTTCTGCCTTCAGGTGTTGTCTCGCAAGAGCTGTGTGTGGGTCAACGGGCTGCCACTGAGGTACCTGGAGCAGGTGGCCCTCGGTGCTGTCAGCAGAATCTCCTTCTCTGGCATCCAGATGGTAGTCCGCAGAGACGGGGGCTCCTCCCTCGAGGCCTTTGTCTGCTACTTCCATTTCAGCTCGTCACCCCTGATTTACAGACCCAAGGCCCAGGAGACGGATGAATGGGAAAGCGTTCTTATGAAGGAGACTCCTCCTGTTTGTGGGGAGGCAACTCATGATCCCTCGGGGTCTCCCCAGGGCTCCTCCCAGACTCAGACAGCTGTTCCCAGCCAAGCCCTGGAGGAGCAACAGAAATAA